Sequence from the Candidatus Zymogenus saltonus genome:
CGTTTGGAATTGGCAAATTATTTTCTTCTATGCCTAACAAATCTTCCAAAGTGTTTCCTATGCCTCCAACGTTTCCAGGTCTCGCATTTGGGATCCATCCTCTTTTACGAATTTCACAAAGCTCATCAATAAGATCTTCCTTGCTCATAATACGCATTTATATAACCTATTATTTATTCTTCTGAACGCCAGAAATCAAGAAGATATTCAAAAGTAACACCCATAGTAATATAATTACTGGGCCAACCAAAAATGCCTATTTGGTTAACTATATTGGTTCTGTCCCAAATTATAATGTTTCTTAATTCATAACCGCGTTTTCTTAATTCCTCTATCAAGGATACATGTATGGTTATTCTTTTATTTTCCCACCACATATCAGGAACATTTATTACACAATGGGCTTTAGGACGAAGCAGAGGCAAAAGGCCTTCATAAATATCACCCATTGCCTTTGCATATTCTTCTAGTTCAAGGATGCCAAGATCACGTTCATCTTGCGAGTATTGTTCGACTTTACCTAATTGTTCATTTTTTCTATCACGACGTGATTTATTCTTACGTTTTCGATTTAAAAGATTTGCATATGGTGGTGAAGTACAAATCAAAGATACAGATTTTTCCTCGAAGTATAGGGGAATATTTCTTGCGTCGTCTTGTACTGCAATTTGATTTGCGTGATTAAACATATTTACATTACTTTGGATCCTCTCTGCACTAAGTTGTATATAATTTTCTTGCAAATCAAATCCAACTGCATTGCGATTCAAATCATTGGCAGCAACAAGTGTTGTCCCACTTCCGACAAATGGATCAACAACGAGTTCTCCCTCATGTGTAAAAAGCTCAATTACTTTCCTTGCAAGAGCAATCGGAAATGTCGCAGGATGTATACTTTTATCTCGAATATCTCGTTTTTCATAGTAGAATTGCCAAACACCTAGTTGAGATTTAAGCCATTCTTTTGCTGAAAGACAATTAATATGTTTTGGTTTACACTCACATGATCGAGAATAGCTAATTTTAAGTTTCTTCTTATGAAGTTCATCACCTGCAAGAATTTGTATTGGCAATGTTTCCTTTTCTTGATAATTCTTGTTCTTCTTAATATCTACCATTTATTTATTCTCTTATAAATTTAACAAACTCCTTAGTTTCTTACCCCCCCTACCCCCTCGCATTCTCCCTTGCCCTCTTCAGCAGGGAGTCGATGCTGTCGCCCTTCTGGAACTGGGCGGTTCCCGTAACCACCTCTATCTCCCCGGGGAAGATCGTCGTGGAGTTCTCGACTATGATCTCCTTGAACTTTGCCGCCGCGTTCCTCGTGTTCTCCTCGGTGAAGTTCGGCAGGAGGATTATGAAGTCGTTCGGCCCCAGCCTGCCGGAGAGATCCCCCTTTCTCGTGTTCATCCTTATAAGGTAGCCCACCCGCTGCAGCACCTCATCAAGCTTTTTCGGGCCGAGCTCGTTTTTTATGTTCTCGGTATTTTTAAGCATTACGTAGATTACTCCCAGCGGCGCCCCGTATCTCAAGCAGTCCTCGACCTTCACCTCGAGGTATTCCATGATCTTGCTTTTCGTGTAAAGCCCCGTCAGGAGGTCCACCGGTATCATGCTCTGGATGTCGCGTTTCAGCTCCTCCATGGCGAGTCTCGGCCTGTCGTCTATCATAAACTCCACAGCGCCGATCATTTTGTCGCCCTCATTCATGACCGGCATCACCTTTACCTCCACCGGAAACGTGTCCCCTTCCTTGTTCTTGAAATAGTGTCTGCCCTCGTATATCTTCTTGTTCTTCAGCGTAAAATCGATCGGGCAATTCGTGTCACAGAGCTTGTTGCCGCGCTTGTCGATGTGTCCCTCGAGAAATTCACCGCAGGTTTTGTTCAGAACATCTTTAATTGTATATCCCGTCAGCTTTTCGGCGTAACGGTTAATGTAGATGAGCTTCCTGTTCTTGTCGAAGAACCGAACGCTCATGTCTAGCTCCTCGGCTACCTTCATGAAAAATCTTATGTCGATATTTTTCATCTTACCTGACCTTAAGGGTTCTCATCCTGTTTACGGCCCCGGCCACCTCGAAGATCCTCGGGGCGGCGAGGTTGCCCACCTTGTAGGGGAGGAGCATATCGAGCCCCTTCTCCTCGAGCTCGGAGATGACCATCTCTATCCCCTCTCTGAGCGTCAAACCTCTTATGGCGTAGCGCGTCGCGTAGATATGGATGATGTTTCCTATCGCCCTGGTTTGGCTCGTGTCCACGATTTGGGCCAGCCCCGAGAGATCGATGTCGAGCCGGCCGTAGAGGATCTTCCTCAGTCCCTTGGCGTCTATCTTTACCTCACGTTTCCCCTTGGACGGGTTGAAGCAGGAGGGATTCGGTCTCCTCTGGGTGATCTCACCGAACTTCTCTCCCCCCTCGTCGATCCTCGAGGCGGCGTGTTTTTTGGCTATATCTTTGGCCCTTGAGCTAACGTCGATGGGGACGTAGTTCTCCATTGCGATCACCGTGTCGGCCACATCGAAGTAGTCGCCGCTCCCGCCCATGACGAGGATGGTGGAGACGTCGTTTTGGGTGTTCAGCTTTCCCACCTTGTCCACGAACGGGGTGATCGGCTCCTTATCCTTCGATATCAGCTCCTGCATCCGCTCGTCCCTGATCATGAAGTTGGTGGCGGACGTGTCCTCGTCGATAAGTAGCAAAGTCGTCCCCATCTCCAGCGCCTCCATGATGTTGGCCGCCTGGGAGGTGGAGCCGCTTGCGTTCTCCGTGGCGAACTCGTTCGTGTCGCGCCCCATGGGGAGGTTCGTGATGAAAGGGCTGATGTTCACCTTCTCGATGTACCTTCCGTCCTCCGCCCTGATTTTTATCGCTTTCGGGTCGGTCGCCACAAGCTCCCTGCCGTCGCCGGGGATGTGGGGGTAGACCCCCCTCTCGATCGCGGTGAGAAGGGTCGATTTTCCGTGAAAGCCCCCGCCCACGATGAGCGTGACGCCGGTCGGAATCCCCATCCCGTGAATCTCCCCCCTGTGAGGGAGCGTCGCCGAGACCTTGAGGCTCTCCGGCGCCTTGAAGGGGACGGCGTCCCTGGCAAGGGGCCTGTCGTCCACGCCCGATCTCCTGGGGAGGATAGAGCCGTCCGCCACGAAGGCCGAAAGCCCCATCTCCGGGAGCAGGCCCCTCAAGTGCTCCTGATCCTCCACCGAGTCGACCTGGGCGGTAAAGTCTTCCGCGCCCACGTTTTTTGCGCTCAAGGCCTCCTTTACGATCTCCGGGATCTCCTCGAAAAAGATGGCTACCGCCTCGTGTCCCAGGATGGTCCTTCCCGCAGCAGGAAGCCCAACGACGAAGCGAACCTCGACGGCGTCGTCCGTTATGACGCACGAGTTTCGCCTTAGGACCTCTTGGCCCGGGGTGTCTATCGAGACCATCCCGCTCTTTCCCATCCCCCTCGATCCCTTGGCGGTGTTCAGTATGGCCCGATGAAACGTTCGGGTCAGGAAGTCGGCCGCCGCCACCCTCCTGATGTCGTTTGAGAAGAGGGACGGATCAAAGCCGGTCTCGGCCCTTGCAGCCTTAACGCTCACCCTCGATGGGGCGGCGAAGGGATCGCCCTGGACGTGATCCACCGAGAGGAGAAAGTGACCGAAGTCGTAGACCCCCTTGATGTCCATGTATGCCTTGTATCCCCTCCGGTCGATTCGCTTCAGCGTGGAGAGGAACTGTTCTTTCGGCTTCATTTTTTTTAGATATAGCTTTATTTTTCTTTAAAGTGGATATACTATAGCATTTGTGGGAGACAAAGTAAACTATTTACAGATTCGATATGAATATATAT
This genomic interval carries:
- a CDS encoding site-specific DNA-methyltransferase — protein: MVDIKKNKNYQEKETLPIQILAGDELHKKKLKISYSRSCECKPKHINCLSAKEWLKSQLGVWQFYYEKRDIRDKSIHPATFPIALARKVIELFTHEGELVVDPFVGSGTTLVAANDLNRNAVGFDLQENYIQLSAERIQSNVNMFNHANQIAVQDDARNIPLYFEEKSVSLICTSPPYANLLNRKRKNKSRRDRKNEQLGKVEQYSQDERDLGILELEEYAKAMGDIYEGLLPLLRPKAHCVINVPDMWWENKRITIHVSLIEELRKRGYELRNIIIWDRTNIVNQIGIFGWPSNYITMGVTFEYLLDFWRSEE
- a CDS encoding sensor domain-containing diguanylate cyclase; translated protein: MKNIDIRFFMKVAEELDMSVRFFDKNRKLIYINRYAEKLTGYTIKDVLNKTCGEFLEGHIDKRGNKLCDTNCPIDFTLKNKKIYEGRHYFKNKEGDTFPVEVKVMPVMNEGDKMIGAVEFMIDDRPRLAMEELKRDIQSMIPVDLLTGLYTKSKIMEYLEVKVEDCLRYGAPLGVIYVMLKNTENIKNELGPKKLDEVLQRVGYLIRMNTRKGDLSGRLGPNDFIILLPNFTEENTRNAAAKFKEIIVENSTTIFPGEIEVVTGTAQFQKGDSIDSLLKRARENARG
- a CDS encoding ABC-ATPase domain-containing protein, with product MKPKEQFLSTLKRIDRRGYKAYMDIKGVYDFGHFLLSVDHVQGDPFAAPSRVSVKAARAETGFDPSLFSNDIRRVAAADFLTRTFHRAILNTAKGSRGMGKSGMVSIDTPGQEVLRRNSCVITDDAVEVRFVVGLPAAGRTILGHEAVAIFFEEIPEIVKEALSAKNVGAEDFTAQVDSVEDQEHLRGLLPEMGLSAFVADGSILPRRSGVDDRPLARDAVPFKAPESLKVSATLPHRGEIHGMGIPTGVTLIVGGGFHGKSTLLTAIERGVYPHIPGDGRELVATDPKAIKIRAEDGRYIEKVNISPFITNLPMGRDTNEFATENASGSTSQAANIMEALEMGTTLLLIDEDTSATNFMIRDERMQELISKDKEPITPFVDKVGKLNTQNDVSTILVMGGSGDYFDVADTVIAMENYVPIDVSSRAKDIAKKHAASRIDEGGEKFGEITQRRPNPSCFNPSKGKREVKIDAKGLRKILYGRLDIDLSGLAQIVDTSQTRAIGNIIHIYATRYAIRGLTLREGIEMVISELEEKGLDMLLPYKVGNLAAPRIFEVAGAVNRMRTLKVR